The nucleotide window ATAGATAAAAACATTAAAAATAAAAACGCTATAACAATTTTATTTAAGCCCTTAGCCATTAGTTAACCTCCATTTTTTATTAATTTATTTAATTAAATGAAATTAAAAACACAAATATGTATAGGTAATTAATAATAATCCCATACAAACATTTATAAATAATTTAGGGGACTGAATTTTTTCAAGGAAAAATTACTTTAGATTTTCCGCATTTTACCCATTCTCCCAAAAAAGTAGTTTTATTTCTAAATATACAATTGTATTTTTAGTTATATAAAAAAATAGGCCTTTAATACCTTTAAATTTAAATAATATACTTTATAAATGTATTATTGGTAATAATAATGAAGCATAGATTAAATTTAGATACCAAAGACCCAAATTATATTTTGTTAAAAGAAATATTTAAAATTATTGATTCTAGAAAATCACAAGAAATATTAGCATATTACGGATTTAAAAAACCAAGTATAACCATATTTACTTTTAAGGTCATTTTTATAAGTACGTTCTTAGGATTTAAAATTTTATTCATTTTAAAAGAGATTAAATCTAAAGAAACTTCGTAAATTCTTTAATATTTCTGAAGTTTTATCTGCAAATCAAGCTTATAAAATTTTTTCATAAAATAAACTCTGAAAAGCTTTTTTTGAAAAAATTTTAGAAAGCCTTCAAAAAAGAGGAATAATAAGAAAAAAGATATATAACCTTTGATAAAGGATATTACAGCTATAAAATTAACAATTATGAATTAGCAAATATAAAATCATTCTTTTCATTTTCAAAAAGAAAATTCAACAAAGTCAGATTGGACGATATTTTAACCTATCCATTAGTCGTATTTAACAAAATAAAGAAAATTATGGAAGAAAAAAGTGCATACAATAGATTAAAAATGGAATTATTGAAAAAATTAGATTCTTGAGAAAAATTTAAACCAATAAGAGATAAAACAGAAGATTTTTTCAATTATTAAAATAAGGCTTTGAATATAGAGAAATCTGCAAGTATACACTAAAACCAGTTAAAAATACTATTTATTTAAATGTATTTTTAGTAACACTGGTAGTATCACAAGAATTTTACTCAAAACAGCCATACAACAATTATCAAAAAAACTAAAATCTCCAGACCCCTAAATAATATTCATTCTCATTATTTAGTAAAAACATTATTACTACTTCCTATTTTCAGAAAATTAAACCATATTTCAACGATGAACAAACTTAAACAAATTTAAATCCTTTTAAAAATAAGTATAGTATCAAGTGAAAAAAATTAGAATTTAAATAAAGCCATTATTATTTAAAAAAAAAATGAGATCAATTTTAAAACTTTAGAACTTGTAAAAAAGTTTAGACTTAAAAATAAAAATTTATTATTATATTTATAGATAAAATAATTAAAAATAAATTTAAGCCTATAAAATTTTAAAGTTCCAATTTTTTAAATACTAAATATAACACCAACTGAAAAAAGGATTTCAGCAAAGCAAAAAAAAATAAGAAACAATTAATAATATAAAAAAATATATTATAATTATTTTATAGATAATTCTAAATTATTAAACTATAAAGATTTAAAAAAGGAATCAAAATGTCATTTCAAGATAATAAAATGTTAATTATACCTGCTGTAGATATAAAAAATGGAAAATGTGTACAGTTAGTTCAAGGAGAGCCTGGAACTGAACAAGTAATAATCGAAAACCCGGAAAAAGTTGCTAAAAAATGGGAAGATCTTGGTGCAGAGCTAGTTCATATAATAGACTTAGATGGTGCACTTGAAAGTATCAGCAATATAGAAACAATTAAAAAAGTTTTAAAGGAAGTTTCAGTGCCTATTCAACTTGGAGGAGGTATAAGAAGCATAAAATATGCAGAAAAACTCCTTAACTTAGATATCGATAGATTAATTATTGGAACTATGGGTATAAAAAACCCAGAAACAATATCCAAATTATCCAAAGAATATGGTTCCGACAGAGTGATGATTTCTCTTGATAGCAAAGACAATAAAGTTCTTATAAAAGGTTGGAAGGAAAAAATAGATAAATCTCCAACTGAAATCAGCAAAGAATTCCAAGAGCTTGGTGCTGGAAGTATTTTATTTACAAATGTTGATGTAGAAGGTTTACTTGGAGGATTTTATCTAGATCCTGTTATTGACCTTGTAAACTCTGTAGACATTCCAGTTGTCTACTCTGGAGGAGTTACAAGTTTAGATGATTTGAGGCAACTACAAAGTACCGGTGCAAAGGGTGTTGTAATTGGTTCTGCATTATACAAAGATAAAATAAGATTAGAAGATGCTTTAAAATACCAAGATATTAAATAAATTATGCTGATTTATAAATATTATTAGATTTTAAAATGGAGAAAAGAATATGAAAGTAATGGCAACAGGAGCATTTGATATATTACATCCAGGACATGGATTGTATCTTGAAAAAGCAAAAAAATTAGGTGGAAAAGATGCAGTCCTTGCAGTTGTAATAGCTCGTGATTCAACAGTGAAAAAGAAAAAAAAAATTCCTATTATTGATGAAAATCAAAGATTGGAAATGATTAAATATTTAAAGCCTGTTGATGAAGCATATATTGGCTATGATGAGGATATGTTTAAGATTGTAGAAGAAATTAAACCTGATATAATAGCTGTTGGTTTTAATCAAATACATGATGTGAAAAAACTTCAAGAAGAGTTAGATAAAAGAGGAATAAAAGCAGTGGTTAAAAGAGTTGAAGCTCATAGAACTGCAGATTTAGATAGTACATGTAAAATCATTAAAAAAATACGTAATGCTGACTTTGAAGATGATTATGTAAACTGTGATTAAAGTCAATTCAATAAAAAAAACCATAAAAATAATCGATAAAAAAAATAATTCAACAAAAAAACCATAAAAATAATCGATAAAAAAAAAAATAATTCAACAAAAAAACCATAAAAATAATCGATAAAAAAAAATAATTCAACAAAAAAACCATAAAAATAATCGATAAAAAAAACCATAAAATATTAAATAAACATTATAATTATAAATATACAAGAAATAATTAAGAATAGATTAAGGTGTGAAAATGGTAAGTGTAGCAATTGTAGGTGCAAGTGGATATACTGGAGGAGAACTAACAAGATTACTTTTAAACCATCCAGAAGTAGAAATTGAGGATATTAGCTCAAGACAATTTGAAGAAACCCCAATTCACAAAGTTCACCCACATATTAGAGGAACTGATTTAGTATTTAAAAATAAAAAACCAAGTGAATTAGATGCAGACATTATATTTACAGCAACTCCACATGGAGCTTCAATGAAAATCATTCCAGACTTACTTGAAATCGGTGCTAAAGTAATCGACTTAAGTGGAGATTACAGATTTAATGATATTGAAGTATATGAAAAATGGTATGGTCTTAAACATACCTCAGATATTAAAGGTGTTTATGGACTTCCAGAAATTCACAGAGAAGAAATCAAAAATGCTAATTTAATTGCAAATCCTGGTTGTTTTGTAACTGGAGCTATTTTATCTGGATACCCCTTATCAAAGGCAGCTATTGTAGATAGAATGATTTTCGATTCTAAAACTGGAGTAAGTGGTGCTGGTGTAAATCCATCCTCCTCAACACATTATCCAAATATCGGAGACAATGTAAATCCCTATAAAGTAACTTCCCATAGACATACACCAGAAATACAACAAGAATTAGGTTTATTCTCAGATGTAAAAGTATCTTTTACACCTCATTTAGTGCCAGTTATTAGAGGAATTCTTACAACTAACCATTCTTTCTTAATTGAAGGTAGTGAAGATATTTCTAGTGGGGAATTATTGGATATTTATAAGAAAACATATGAAGGAGAACCATTTATACAAATCTTAGAAGATGGTGAAATCCCTCGTTTAAGTAGTATAAGAGGATCTAATTACGCTCAAATCGGATGCTTTGAAATAGATGAAACTGGAAGATTAGTTGTTATATCAGCAATTGATAATTTAGTTAAGGGAGCATCTGGACAAGCTATTCATAATATGAATATTATCTGTGGTTTTGATGAAAAGACTGGATTGAACTTCTTTGGTATGCACCCATAAGAAATATTTATTAAAATTTCATATAAAAACATAACTTTATTAACATGCAAATGTTTAAATAGATTATTTCTTATAAAATAACTTAAGCAGTAAAAATATATATTATTTCTTATAAAATAAGTCAAAAAGTAAAAAAATATATATTATTTCTTATAATAACTCAAGAAGTAAAAAATATATATTATTTTCTTATAATAACTCAAGAAGTAAAAATATTATATTATTTTTATAAAGTAATTCCTGAGGTAAAAATATGGAAAGAATAATTCTATACTATTCAGAGGGAGGAAGAACAAAACTAGTTGCAGAAACACTTGCAATTAATTTAAGATGTGATATCTGTCAAATTAAAGATTTGAAGAAACGTAGGGGATTTAAAAATATATTAAGTTCTACTTTTGATGCATTTAGAGAAAATAAAACAGAAATTTATCCTTCAACTATAAACCTTGAAAAGTATGATACCATTTACATAGGAACACCTACTTGGGCAAATAAACCTAGTCCAGCAATTATTACTTTAATAGATAGATGTGACTTACGTGGAAAAGACATTGTTTTATTTACTACTTCAAGTAATTCTGATGGAGAAGGAACTTTAGAAAAAATGGAAATAAAAGTATTAGCTAGAGGTGCAAGAGTAGTTCAACAATTTAATTTAAAAACTAGAGATAAAAGTCCTGCTCAACTCCAAAAAGATACTAAAAATTTATGTAAATCATTAGATTTAGACTTATACTAAATCTAATCATCACCTATTTTACCTAATCCCATTTTTTTATAATCCCTAATTCCAATTTTACCTAATCCCATTTTTTCAATCAAATAATTTCTAATCCTATTTTTAATTTATGTACTATTTTTAAAGAATATTAAAATTTAAAAAATTATTTTTTAAGCATTTCATATCAATTTTTAAAGATATTAAAATTAAAGCTATAATTAAGCAAACTATTTAATAATATAAATAAGAAAACTATTAATGTATAATTTTTATTAATAATCAAATTAATATAAATTTTATATGAATATTATCAAATTATAAAAAACTAATTAAGTTTATAGGTGTAACAGAGAAATGTTAGAAAAAACGATGGAAAATCACAAAATCTTAATTATTATTCCAATCATTCTTGCACTTTTATCTTTGTTCCTTCTGGCCTTTAATGGATTAGAACAAGGTGTTGACTTAAAGGGAGGATCTCAAGCAGAACTGGAATTATTAGGTTCTGTTAGTCCAACTGAATTAGAACAGACACTTAATCAGGAATTGAACACAAATAATATAAAAGTAACAAGTAATGGAAACAATAAGGCTACTGTGGAATTAGAGAACAGCATTAATTCAAGTACGTTTACAAGTGCGATAAATGGAAAAGCAAAAATAATCAGTTATAATGAAATTGGCCCTGTTTTAAGTGAAGAAGCAATGGAACAAATTTACATTGCTATGCTTTTTGCATTCATCTTTATGGCAATTACTGTATTTATTGTATTTAGAGAACCTGTACCTTCAATAGCAATTATATTAGCAGCATTATGTGATATAGTTATTGCTCTTGGTGGAATGTCTTTATTTAAAATTCCATTATCAATTGCATCTGTAGGTGCATTATTAATGCTTATTGGATACAGTGTAGATACAGATATTCTTCTTACAACAAGACTCTTAAAAAGAAGAGAAGGAACTGTGGAAGAACGTGCTAGAAATGCTATGCATACTGGTTTAACAATGTCTTTTGCTTCAATAGTTGCAATGACTATCTTATTTGTAGTAACCATTTTAATAATGCCTGAAGCAGATACCTTAAGTAATATTTCTGCAGTTTTAGTAATTGGATTAATCGGAGATATTCTTTCCACTTGGTTAATGAACTTAGGAATTCTTAAATCATATATTGATTGGAGACAGTCTAAAAAACAGGAAAAATATAGTTTAAGTTCATCTACAGCTAAATCAAATAAACCTACTAAATCAGATAAATTAGATAAGTCTGATGAAAAAAATCCAAATCAAAGCTTAAAGATAGATTTAAAAGGAAATCCGAATATGATATTAAAGAAGGAGAAAATCAACTAGAAGCTAAAAAAGAAGAATTTGATGAAAAGATAGAAAAATCTTCCGATACAAAATCCAGTAAGAAATCTAATAAAAATAAAAAAGTTAATAAGCGTAAAGCTAAAAAACAAAAAGGAAAAGGAGGTAAATAATTATGACAAACGATTTATCTAAATTCTTCAGAACTAGAGAAGTAATTATCCTCTTAATATTCCTCATAATCAGTATTCTAAGTATTAGTTTCCTTGGTGTAGAACAGGGTCTCGATTTAAAAGGCGGATCTTCTATCCAATTAGAATTAGAACATCCAGTTAATGATAGTACAATGAAAGTTGTTACATCTGTTTTAGATAAAAGACTTAACATTTATGGTGTAAGTGATGTAAAAGTCAGATCAAGTGGAGACCGAATGGTCATAGTTGAAATGGCTGGAAAGAGTCCTGAAGAGGTTGAACGGCTGATAGGAAATCCGGGTATTTTTGAAGCTAAAATAGATAATAAAACTGTTCTTACTGGAAGTGATGTAGCTTCAGTTGAAGCACCTATTGTAGGAGATTCTGGAGAATGGCATGTGCCCTTTACATTAACAACAGAAGGGGCTAAAAAATTCGCAAAACTTGCTAAAGGTAAAGGCGGGCATGAAGTTGTAATGTATCTTGATGGAAAACAAATTGATGAGCATCCCCCAGCACTATCTGATGAATTGGCAAGTGGTGAAGCTGTAACTGAAGTTGAAGTAACTGGTGGTTCTGAAAATGTAGAAACTTCAAAAACTGAATCTAATACAGTATATACTGTTTTAAAAACAGGGTCATTACCTGTAAAAATTCATACTGTAGGTTCCAATACGGTATCACCAGAGTTAGGTCAGCAGTTTGCACAAGGTGCTTTAATTGCAGGATTACTAGCAATTCTTGGTATTTCAGCAGTTGTATACATTAAATATAGAAGAGCATTCTTAGCAATTCCAATCTTGATTACAACAATTTCAGAGGTAACTATCATCATAGGTGTTGCTTCTATTATTCATTGGAATATAGATCTTGCAGCAATTGCTGGTTTAATTGCATCTGTAGGTACTGGGGTAGATGACCAGATTATCATTACAGATGAAGTTTTACACCACGATGATGAAAAAACAAGGCATAGAAGAACTAGAACTCAAATGAATGTTAAAAATGCATTATTTATTATCTTTGCATCTGCAGGTACTTTAATCGCTGCGATGTTACCACTTGCATATGTTGGATTTGCAAGAGGTAGTAGTGGTATTGGTACAATAGCAGGTTTCGCATTTACTACAATCATAGGGGTTTTAATTGGTGTATTCGTTACAAGACCGGCTTATGCTAAATTTATTGAAATTTTTGTCTCTTAAATAAAATCAATTATGAATAAGTAAAACTAAAGATATTAGTTTACTTATCATTTTTCTATTTTTTCATATTTTTTAAAAAATAATAAATTATATTCCTCATACTCATAATAAAAATTATAAAAACATTTAAATTTTATATTAAAAACAGCAAATAGATAATAAAAATTATAACAATTGTTAAATTTTATATATTAAAAAAACTAATAAAATAATTAAGAGATAAATAATTAATTAGTAAAAACAAAAAATATAATTAATCATTAAAAAATTTACTAACAAAGAAAATAGCTGGGGATAAAAAATGGTTATAATCATAGGTACTGGTGCAGGAGGCTCAATAATAGCTATGGAACTTGCAAAAGCAAATATTCCTGTTACGATAATAGAAAGAGGGCCATACATAAAAGCTAAAGACTCATTAAATTACTATGATATGAAATACTATGAAAAAAGGTCAAAGGATACAAATAGTTTAGATTTGCTTAAAACTAATTGTATTGGAGGATCTACAATAGTCTCTGCAGGTAATGGTGTGAGAATTCTTGAAGATGAATTTAAAGAAATAGGTATTGATTTATCAAAAGAATATGATAAAGTTGAAGAATTATTAAACATACACCAAATGGATGATGAACATATTGGAGAAGGTACAAGATTATTCATAGAATCTGCAAAAGAACTTGGTTTTAATCCAATAAAAATGCCAAAATTCATAAGGGATGGGGATTGTAAACCCTGTGGAAGCTGTTCATTAGGTTGTCCAAGAGATGCTAAATGGAGTGGAAAAGACTTTGTTGATATAGCAGTTGAAAATGGTGCTAAGCTTATTATTGAAGCTGAAGTAAATAAACTACTAATTGAAAATGAAAAAATTATAGGTGTAGAATACATTCAAAATAAGAAAAGCAAAAAAATTGAATCTGATTTGGTTATTCTTTGTGCTGGAGCAATTGATTCTGCAGTTATTCTACAAAAATCAGGTATCGATGCTGGAAATAAATTATTTTTTGACCCATTTATTACTGTTGGAGGAGTATTAAAAGATATTGGATATAACAGTGAAGTGCAAATGAATAGTTTAGTTCTAGAAGAAGAATACATTTTATCTCCTCACTTTGCTTCATATATTCCAAAATACATTAAAGAGAGAATTCCTGAAATAGAAGCTAAAGATATTTTAGGAATTATGGTTAAAGTAAAGGATGATATGGTAGGTAGTGTTGATAGTGAAGGTAATGTTTATAAATTTAACACAGTTGATGACATTAGAAGGCTTGCTCAAGGTACAGCTGCTGCTAGTGCAATACTTGAAAAAGCAGGTGTTGATTCTAAAACATTAACATCTACTGTTTTTAGAGGAGCTCACCCTGGAGGAACTGCTGCCATTGGAGATGTGGTTGATAAAAACCTAAAAACGAAAATCGATGGTTTATATCTTGGAGATGGAAGTGTAATTCCAATTTCCCCTGGAAAGCCACCAATCTTACTTATTCTAGCATTGGCTTTAAGATTAGCTAATAATTTAATTGAAGAACTTATTTAAGTTCTTTAATTAATCTTTTAATCAAATGAAAAAAGCAATATAAAAAAATAAATAAAAAAACAGCAAAATTAAATATATTTAGCCTAAATTAATTAATAATAAACCACCAATACATACAAAAATACCAATTATCTGCTTAAGCGTAATATTTTCACCATATAAAATAGCACCAACAAATATCAATACAATAGCTAAGCCAATGTTAGCAACAAGTGAAGCAGAACTTACTTTCCAACCAGCACGGAATGCAAAAATATAAGCTAATTCTAATCCTACAATAGCCATTCCTAAAACAAAAGATGTCCAATTTATATTAGATAACTCAGATAGGACATTTTCAGGTTTTAAAAGAAATACAAAGAAAATAGCAGTTAAAATAGCTGCAGTAATATAAGTTACCATCAAGGTAGCGAAAACATTAACATTACTAGGAGTTGATTTAGTACAAATATTATAAAGAGTATTTGATAATATAACAAGTAAAATAGGCCATATCATTTCCCACATATAAGCACCAACTAAATTAAAAAAATATATTAAATACAATAAACTAATAAAAAAAAATCAAGACTGGCAAATAAGCAATACAATAAATATTATTCAAATTGATTATAAATCTCATCAGCTTGAACTAGTCTTTCACAATAATGACATCTAACTGTAATTGGATCAACTTCAACAAGATAAAATTTACTCTCAATTGGTTCATCAGTATTTGAAATACATTTAGGATTAGTACACTTTACTATACCATTTAACTCTTTTACTAAGCTAACTTGATTTTTTGAAACTATTTCAAAATCTCTAATAATATTTATAGTAGAATCAGGAGCTATCAAAGCAATTTTATCTATTTCAGTATGCCCTAATTCCCTATTTTCAAATTTAACAATATCTTTATAGCCTAATTTTGAAGGAACATTCATAGCAAGAGTTACATTAGTTCCTTCCTCTGGAAGACCTAATATTTTTAATACTTGAAGCGCTTTATTAGCAGGAATATGGTCAATCACCGTACCATTTTCAATAGATTTAACTTTTAATTCTGGCTTAGTCATAGATAATTATTTCTTCTAAACTTTATTTATAATTTTTTATTAAAAAATTGAATTTATAAATAGTTATATTTATTAAAAAAAATATATTAATAAATGATTAAACTTTATTTACAAAACCAATTAGAAAAATAATTAAAATATTTATAAGAAGTATTTAATGAAAATATTTTAGAAAATAATTAGAATATTTATAAGAAGTATTTAATGAAAATACTCAAGAAAATAATTAAATAAAAAGAAAATAAAGATCAGGAGTCTTAAAATGGAAGAAAATATAGACTTATTTGAAAAAATATTAAGAAAAATTGAAGATGAAGTAGATTATGCAGATATACGAGCAGGAAAAGGAAATAATACCAGCATAATCATGAAAGATAATCAAATTCAAGAAATTAACACTGGCCTTTCTACTGTTGCAAGAATAAGAGTTTTAAAAAATGGTGCATGGGGATTTGCCTCAACAAATGACTTTTCTAAATTAGAAGAAATCAGCAAAAAAGCTATTAAAATATCAAACTCATTAAGTGGAGATATTGAACTTGCAGAATGTGAAATCATAGAGGATAATATTAAAACTGATAGAAAAATAGCTATAAGCGATGTAAGTATTGAAGATAAAAAAGAATTAATTCAAGACCTTAATAATGCAAGTAATGTTGGAAAAGTAGTTAGTACAACTATTAGTTACTCAGATGGAGAAAATAAAAATGCATTTGTAAGTAGTGAAGGAAGTAGAATTATAGTGGATAGTTCAAGGGTTGGGCTATTCTTAAATGCTGTTGCTTCAAATGGAGAATTAATTCAATTTAATCATGGAAGTTTAGGTGGAGTGAAGGGTTTTGAAGTAGTTCAAGATGCAGATATTGAATCTTTTGGAAGAAAAATAGGTGAAAAGGCAACTAAACTTTTAGATGCTAAACCAGCACCATCTGGACGTTTCCCAATTGTAGCTGACAATAACCTGACAGGAGTATTTATTCATGAAGCAGTAGGGCATGCTGTAGAGGCAGACCTAATATTACAAGGTGACTCAATTTTACATGACCAGATGAATAAGAAAGTAGGAGCGGATATCGTAAATATCTATGACGATTCAAGTTTTAAGGATGGCTTTGGATATTATCCTTATGATGTTGAAGGGGTGAAAACAAGAAAGAACCAAATTGTTAAAAGTGGAGAACTTGTATCATTTTTATCTTCAAGGGAAAGTGCAGGTAAATTAGGAATTCCTTTAACTGGAAATGCAAGGTCATCTATAAGTGACCAACCTATTGTAAGAATGAGTAACACTTACCTTAAACCTGGTGATTTAAGTTTTGAAGAACTTATTGAAGATATAAATGATGGAATTTATCTTAAAGGTTCAAGAGGCGGGCAAGTAGATACTGGCAAAGGTATTTTCCAATTCAATGCAACTGAAGCATATAAGATTGAAAATGGTGAGCTTAAAGACCATTACAGAGATGTTTCATTATCTGGAAATATTCTTGAGACACTTAATGGTGTTGATGGAATAGGATCTGACTTTAAACTTAGTGTTGGTTTCTGTGGTAAAGGTGGACAAACTGCACCAGTAGGTGATGGCGGACCACATACTAGAATTTTAAATGCAATGGTAGGTGGAACTAGCTAAATTAAAGACTATGGTTAATTGACATAAACCTTAGTTGATTCTGCATTAAATTTTACAGCCATTAATTTAATTAAAGCTAAATGTGAAAATAAATGATTCATTATAAATAGTAAGCAAGTGGTAAAAAGAGATATAGATAAGATTGTTGAAAAATGATATTTTAATTGAATTTATAATTTGAGGGTGAATTTAAGCTGAACTTAAAAGTAAAATTAATAGCAAATTTGAATATAAATTCAAACTAAACTTGAAAGTGAATTTGAAGGTGAAAATATGTTAAATGAAGATGATGGGAAATATTTACTTAGTATAGCAAAAGATGCTATTGAAACATATCTTAAAGAAAATAGAATAATCGATACCCCTTCAGATTCTCCAAATCATTTAAAAGAAGAACTTGGTGTATTTGTTACTTTAAATAAATATAATGATTTAAGAGGATGTATCGGTTATCCAGAACCAACTTATCCATTAATTGATGCAGTAATTTCCTCAGCAATATCTGCAGCAACTAGAGACCCTCGTTTTCCAGAGGTAGATGAAAGGGAATTAGATAGTTTAGATTATGAAATTACTGTTTTAAGCAAACCAGAATTAATTGAAGTTGAAAAGCCTATCGATTATTTAGATAATATAGTAATTGGTGAAGATGGTTTAATTGTAGAAAGAGGTTTTTATAGAGGATTACTTTTACCACAAGTAGCTCCAGAGCATAATATGGATAAAGAAGAATTTTTATCACACACTTGCCTAAAAGCAGGCCTAAGACAAGATGCATGGTTAGATGAAGATATAAAAGTATACAAATTCCAAGGACAAATATTTAAATAAAGCGTTTAATAATATACAAATTTCAACGACAAATATTTAAACAAAATGTTAATAGAAAAATATTAAATTATGATTATATGGTGATAAAAAATGATGTTACCAACTATCCCAACTCCTGAAGAATTATTAGATAAAGGTTTTAGAAGAGGTAAAAAGGCAGCAGACTTAAAAAGAGGAGAAAAAATACCTAAACACTTAAAAGGCAAACGTATTGAAGAAACTAGAGTAATTACTGCTTGTCAAGTTATTAAAGATAAACTTAAAATGATTTTAGATCGTACCCCTGAAATTGAAGAGCTTCCTGATTTTTATCAAGATTATATAGACATTACAGTAGGTGTTGATGATTTTAAACAATCATTAGGTGCACTTAATTGGGCTTATGGTATTATTACCCAATTAGAAAAAGAATATGGTGCAAAAATAAGAAAATTATCCTCAGAAAGAGCAACAGGACTTAGAAAACAAGCCTATGGAAGAATTTCATCTGTTGTTAATAAAATTGAAAAAGATTTAGATTTCTTAGACTTTGCAAAACAAAATTTAAGAAATATGCCTACTGTTGATTTTGAAGCTACAAGCATTGTAATTGCAGGTTTTCCCAATGTAGGTAAATCAACTTTATTAACCCATATTACCGATGCAGAACCTCAAGTAGCTAACTATCCATTTACTACAAAAGGTATCCAAATTGGACACTTTGAGAAAAAATGGAAACATTTCCAAATTATTGATACTCCAGGTTTATTAGATAGGCCTATTGGAGATATGAACGATATTGAATTAAATGCTATGGTTGCTCTTGAACACTTAGCAGATGCAATATTATTTATTTTTGATAGTTCAGAAACATGCGGATATCCTCTTGAAAATCAATACAAGCTTTTAGAAGAAATTAAAAACATCTTTGATGCTCCGATTATCTATTTATTCAATAAAATGGATATAGCAGAATATGATGGCATTAGGCATGATTATATCCAAGAATATATCGATAGAACTGAAGATCCTTTACTTATTTCAGCTGCAGAAGGAGAGGGAATTGAAGAAATTATTAAATTAATTATGAAAGTGGAAAAAAGAGAAAAGTCATCTGATGATGAAGATGAATACGAAGAAGATGAAAATTACTTTGATTTAACTTAAATTAACTAATCATCTTCT belongs to Methanobrevibacter olleyae and includes:
- a CDS encoding NOG1 family protein, coding for MMLPTIPTPEELLDKGFRRGKKAADLKRGEKIPKHLKGKRIEETRVITACQVIKDKLKMILDRTPEIEELPDFYQDYIDITVGVDDFKQSLGALNWAYGIITQLEKEYGAKIRKLSSERATGLRKQAYGRISSVVNKIEKDLDFLDFAKQNLRNMPTVDFEATSIVIAGFPNVGKSTLLTHITDAEPQVANYPFTTKGIQIGHFEKKWKHFQIIDTPGLLDRPIGDMNDIELNAMVALEHLADAILFIFDSSETCGYPLENQYKLLEEIKNIFDAPIIYLFNKMDIAEYDGIRHDYIQEYIDRTEDPLLISAAEGEGIEEIIKLIMKVEKREKSSDDEDEYEEDENYFDLT
- a CDS encoding GMC family oxidoreductase N-terminal domain-containing protein, whose protein sequence is MVIIIGTGAGGSIIAMELAKANIPVTIIERGPYIKAKDSLNYYDMKYYEKRSKDTNSLDLLKTNCIGGSTIVSAGNGVRILEDEFKEIGIDLSKEYDKVEELLNIHQMDDEHIGEGTRLFIESAKELGFNPIKMPKFIRDGDCKPCGSCSLGCPRDAKWSGKDFVDIAVENGAKLIIEAEVNKLLIENEKIIGVEYIQNKKSKKIESDLVILCAGAIDSAVILQKSGIDAGNKLFFDPFITVGGVLKDIGYNSEVQMNSLVLEEEYILSPHFASYIPKYIKERIPEIEAKDILGIMVKVKDDMVGSVDSEGNVYKFNTVDDIRRLAQGTAAASAILEKAGVDSKTLTSTVFRGAHPGGTAAIGDVVDKNLKTKIDGLYLGDGSVIPISPGKPPILLILALALRLANNLIEELI
- a CDS encoding EamA family transporter, with translation MWEMIWPILLVILSNTLYNICTKSTPSNVNVFATLMVTYITAAILTAIFFVFLLKPENVLSELSNINWTSFVLGMAIVGLELAYIFAFRAGWKVSSASLVANIGLAIVLIFVGAILYGENITLKQIIGIFVCIGGLLLINLG
- the pyrI gene encoding aspartate carbamoyltransferase regulatory subunit, with amino-acid sequence MTKPELKVKSIENGTVIDHIPANKALQVLKILGLPEEGTNVTLAMNVPSKLGYKDIVKFENRELGHTEIDKIALIAPDSTINIIRDFEIVSKNQVSLVKELNGIVKCTNPKCISNTDEPIESKFYLVEVDPITVRCHYCERLVQADEIYNQFE
- a CDS encoding TIGR00296 family protein, translating into MLNEDDGKYLLSIAKDAIETYLKENRIIDTPSDSPNHLKEELGVFVTLNKYNDLRGCIGYPEPTYPLIDAVISSAISAATRDPRFPEVDERELDSLDYEITVLSKPELIEVEKPIDYLDNIVIGEDGLIVERGFYRGLLLPQVAPEHNMDKEEFLSHTCLKAGLRQDAWLDEDIKVYKFQGQIFK
- a CDS encoding TldD/PmbA family protein translates to MEENIDLFEKILRKIEDEVDYADIRAGKGNNTSIIMKDNQIQEINTGLSTVARIRVLKNGAWGFASTNDFSKLEEISKKAIKISNSLSGDIELAECEIIEDNIKTDRKIAISDVSIEDKKELIQDLNNASNVGKVVSTTISYSDGENKNAFVSSEGSRIIVDSSRVGLFLNAVASNGELIQFNHGSLGGVKGFEVVQDADIESFGRKIGEKATKLLDAKPAPSGRFPIVADNNLTGVFIHEAVGHAVEADLILQGDSILHDQMNKKVGADIVNIYDDSSFKDGFGYYPYDVEGVKTRKNQIVKSGELVSFLSSRESAGKLGIPLTGNARSSISDQPIVRMSNTYLKPGDLSFEELIEDINDGIYLKGSRGGQVDTGKGIFQFNATEAYKIENGELKDHYRDVSLSGNILETLNGVDGIGSDFKLSVGFCGKGGQTAPVGDGGPHTRILNAMVGGTS